tatgtacagtatgtatgtatgcatgtatgaaattatttatttatttatttatttatttgggggggggggacaagacAAGAATAACATAAAGCAGTGATAGGTGTCTGTTAATTTATGGAATAATTATGAAACTGAGCTGAAAACGtgtgatttgcttttgtttaaaaagatgtttaaaaataaagtattttaaaaatgtaaatcttgTATAAACAGGATATATAGTGAAAATGTTGGAACATTTGGTTGTGTTAGCTTTTATATTGTGTCTCgattttgtgaaaatgtatttatttgtttgtttgttttgtttatttgttttccttagGCTGTTTGAAATTTGGGGCCTTGAAGGTTGTCTTGCtgaatttcagttttttcttgtttctttctttccttataaatatgtatacaaGGGGATTAAATGTTGAGCTTTATATCAAGattattatatacatacatacatacagtacagtatattagggCCTGTTATTTGGATACATTTATACAAGAGTATGAATAACCCATTATTGTATTAATATGATATTGAACGCCTGTAGATGGCAGTATTGCTCTGGAAACACCACCTCTTTCCCTCTTCattacaggtaaaaaaaaatgttttactttattttagttctaAGAAAAGTATGTCTGCAGTGTCGCCACACACACTCGCTGCAACCCCAATCACCTTCACATAATGCCTTtaaagtatatgtatatatatttttaacgtTAACATCTAGGTATTTACACTGATACCATTAAAACTACAGTTTTTCCAACAGcctggaatgaattaaattagTATGGTATCCTCTGGGGAAATTTGTTTGGAATTTTCATCTCAACCAGTGTGACGGCCTCAGTGAGCGGCACACACCCACAGATGAACATTTACGGCTACACGCGGGTATGTTGATAGGCCACGTGCCAGCAACATATAAGTGTATCTCACTTTTATGAAGCCCTCAATTGTCACTTTTAACACCTCCCAAAATGTTAATGACACAGAGCAGCATTCAATTGACCTTTTATTCAAACAACCAAACAGAGCAGCTGTTGCTCACCGCTCTTCACACACCGGCGCCGTTTCGTAACGTCCATAAATATAATGCACAAAGTGTATGAGTAATGAACTTGGCACAGCTTACCAAGCGCAAAGCGGAGGCTGAACTGACTGGTGAGATGAGTTGAAACAAGGCGTGGCCCTTCCCTAATGTTGATGAATAATGCTTGCTGTTTTGGAGAACTGAGTGGCCTGAAGGAATGCTGGAGGAGAGCTGTGAAGTAGTTCAGGGGTCATGAGGGGAAGTGGGAAGTGGGTGAGTTTTAAGCGCCACggttacactactcacaaaaaaaaaaaagaaaagaaattgggATATTCGTCTTTTggatgaaatttcaggatggacCAAATATTCAATGCAACCTCTacaggtgaacttcatttgaccatcactaaacttttgaatgtacagatcaaactgttcaattttcaagactggaagagtcaccgAAAGGCATAGAAAAGGATATaactggaaataaaaacaactgaatggtgacttttgccattcagctcctggTTAGAGGATAGCAAATTGAGCAAacagtactgaaacattgaacatgtgtattcaaaggtttagagaaggtcaaattaagctcAGTTTATCCCAAAATTGCACCTAAAAGCCAAATATCTCTAGCGTTTTGTGAGCAGTGCATCATTCCCCTCtgctaaaatagaaaaaatgatGGCAGTATCTACAGTAGGGAGGTAGTTTAAAAATACCCACCCTGAAGAACACTAGTAGGGTACGTGCATGCTGTACAATGGAATCAGTCCCACATGGAATGATATGAAATTAACCTACCCGCAGCTTTCCCAAAAACCATCCAAGTAATGCAACATACTGAAGAATCCACTGTAATTcaatacaaacaataaatagaAGCGGCTTCCCGTTCAAAACAAGAAACAGCTAGCTTAGCAATGCAAGACGACTGGAACAAATAGTAGTTCTGGAATAGCACCGACGCTACTTTTGACTCCAGCGCGCCCTTATGGGATTTGGGGGCCCTCTCCCACCATGTTCATCTGTTTAATGCGCATTTTGGGGGCTCCCTATTACCTCTGGCCTCAAGCAGCCACCTAGTTTTAGACTTGACTCTGGACTCCAGCtacttggttaaaaaaaaaaaaaaaaaaaaatatatatatatatatatatatatatatatatatatatatatatagtatagtgtTCTCGCTTTCGAAGTAGAAGCTTCGTTCCTGACACTGAACAGTGGTTGACCAAGAACACAATTACCTATCGCAACTGCATTTTGTTTGATtagttaaaagaaaacatgaacttcctctaaaaaaaaaacaaaaataaaaaaaaaaaaacaattgtttggaAATATGCTAACATCATATATGATCACTTTGTTATGCGTTAACTGGgaaaatgtcagtaaaaaaaaaaaaaaacattcttcatTAAGTGAGAAAAAATCTGCACCGTTCTGCATCAAAATTAAATGGGTTTGCCTGCCCCACTACTTGTAAACAATAAAAAGCTCCAAACTTggatttcaaatgagttttgtAAGGGGTCCAAGAACATTTCTAGAAGAACGGGgaaaataaaagaacatttcagGTAATTTTGGTTGCTTTGGGCATTATCGTCCTACCAAAGAAATTCAAAGGATGGTGGTGTTTTATAAAGTGATCATTCCCAACCACAATTATCCAATTTCCCTTAATTGGttggaaatttttttatttactactAATAATGTATTTTCGTTCATTTCTCTATGCcactgatgtacagtatactgaaaggcccaaatttcaaaataagtacatttgtCAGTAAACTTGagacaaaatcatcattatttcagtactgtatatatacgctttttgtgacatttttgtttggcggtgtgccgtgagatttttctaatgaaaaatatgtatgttccttggctcaataaaggtgggGCAAAACGGACCTGGAGCATTCATGAACAATGTatttacaatcttttttttttttcctcgtccCTCTTGGCAAACATCAAACACTTAGTGAATGCTGTACTTTCTCTCCAGCTCCTCGGCCACCCCCCCGAGGTACATCAGTCTAAGTTGGAGTAAAAGCTCCCGCAGCAAAGCTGAGTGCAGCATTCCTCCtcgacctcctcctcctcctccgccaccaccgccgccgccgccgccactgcTGGCCTGCCAGCCCCTCTCTGCCCACGTTTTGAGCATCTGGTAGTGGGCCTCCTTGCTGGCACGGTGGTCCAGCTCGGCCCGTTCGATGACGGTCTCGGTCACGCCGAGGGAACGCACGAGCTGCTTGACCTGCTGCACGGGAACCAGGTCGAGCAGCATGTAGATGAGGTCGTGGGCTGCGGATAGAAGAACACAATGATGGTTTAAGGGGGTGTCATCGAGTGTCAGACCACTTCCAGTTCCTCTATTCGCTAAAATACAGTAAGACAAATTCAGAGAAACAGTCTTTCGAGCGAGCCCtccacaaatagtgaaaatccactAATAACTGACACTCattcaaaaaggtttgtaattgcccatAGATAACACAAAATGCCAGCAAAATACTTTTTCTATCAGCGAAGGTTATGGACTGACTAAATGAACCTCCTCCTCCTACTTCAACCTAGTTCCTTGGCCCCAAGATGCCAAAAGATAGCACCAAAGCAATATGTGTAcgttagacatggctttggcatGAGCACAAAACTAAGGAATGGGTgaactttttcctccaaaatgtGTAAACAGGCAAATGGCCGAATTGCGAATATGCAGGGGCTAGCTGTGTATCGCAGATTTGCCTTCAGTATACGTAGTGCCAtgttgtgccgcaacatgccaggcagcaccaGGGTATAATGGAAGACATGCAGTGTCATTAAGAGCAAACTGAACCAAAATCAGAGCAGAGACATTgttgtatgctgtttttatgTTGATGCTCCGTGTATGTTAAAGTAGCCGCTCTCTGAAGGTTTACAATTACCGTTTACAACAGCTATGCGAATTTCCGTTTCACCTTAGATGTCAGCATTAAGATAGCTGGTTTTCTTTAGACTCAATGATATGGTTTGGGTGAACATTTTGATGCTTAAATATACAATGgttaattgtcttttgtttttatgtgtcagttttacagtcagcttcaactgggagtgacaaacaaagAGCTTAAAGCAAGTTCGCTTTGCGTCCTTTTTGGAGAAATAagcgagagtgagaacaggtgctcaggatactttaaaaagtgtgtttaatgAGTTTGGTATGTTTTTCGTATGGCATCACTATAATGCGGCTATTCACCTATTGCGACTTGGTCTAGAATGTATCCCGATAAACGCCGGTTCACTGTATCTTGAAGTTTGTTATCTTGAAGCAGCCATATGCTTGTCACTTGTGATCAAAAGTTGGGTCTTAGGTGTGTTATGTTTGACATCATTTTAAAGGCAATACTGCATTGCATTGAGGTTTCCAGAGAAAATGCCACTACATAATGCTACTGACACACAAAGTTTCGGCGCGCAATGAAATAGTTTGCGCAGCGACCTAAGAATACGTTATCATGCGGGACTGGAACTTTTCTGGCACACTTCGTACACATTTCGGGTTACGCATTAGGAGGAGAACCCGAGGAcaaagtttgttgttgtttcttttgcaCTACTTGCAAGATCCTGCGTGATTGATATTTTGATCGAGGGCTGAGCAGCCCTAAAATTCAAATCCTATTCCGGCCCATGGTCTCCTGTGTGCAACATTGTCCAAAGAGACTTACTCTTGATCTCCAGTGGGACACAGTCAGGCAGGTTGGAATGGTCGTTCAAAAGCGTTGCGCTCTCAGGAGACTCAATGAAAGATATTCTTGGCACTTCCCCATCCAGAAACAGGGCCTGCAACATGATACCATAACATGGTGTTAATGAAGCTACATGCCGCACACCCATGCAGTTAACCTCTCACAGCTCTACGAGCGCACCCCGTGTGGCTTCGGTGTTCCGGATGATGGTTTCAAGAGCGTCTTTTTGGTCAAGCGCTTTGTGGCCATGTAGAAGATGACCAGCATCAACAACGTCACGGCCAGAACCACCACTGCAGTCAGGACGTGAACAAGGTATCCGCTTCCGCTCTCGGAATCTATGCAAGACGAGGAGGACACAGGCGTGAGATAGGAGCAGCCTCGACAAGGAGTGTTAAGAGAAGAATAGAAAAAGGAAGctacatatactgtaatatcaTTCGCCCagtagcataattgcccaagcaATTTTGCcaaattaaaaaagtgtttgctaaaaatggtgttttttctttgtatgtgtagactgtcagtcatccaggtcatgatCATCCATAAAGGTTGAATCGATGCAACCGGacacttcttgtttgttgacttttttgtatgttttttttagtttagtttatttgGTCATATATTGTTCCACAAATCTATAGTCAATCCAAAATCTTACATACAAATCAAGCAAAGACCAAAAATGTGTAGACTGAAGCCAAGGCTTATATTGTCTACCCTTTTCACATAATATCAATGaattaattgtttttgaaaaataaaataaataaatcataaataaaaaagagattCCACTGTATAATCAGACatcacattatttatttacactgaaTCGGAAGCTGACTACAAAACATTGCCAAGAAGGTAATGCATCAGGTTAGAAAGTTTTTCTCAAACACAAGTTTGTACTTGTATGTCATGACACTATTtatcattgtgtgtgtggaacTTGAGACGAGGTAGAAAGGTGTTTGTGATAcagtttgttttgtctttgagTTGGATGTGAACATGTCGTAGAGCCCCAGCAAGCCAGAACAcatcattacacacacacacacacacatttctaaaTGGTTTTTACATAGAGACATGTTGTGTCAACAGGCAGTCACGTGTAATTaataaaagtaatcaaaatataTGAAACACACCTCAGTGTGGCACAATCTACTTTGAATCCACCctaagttgtacactttcattgatCCCACTTCACGCATCTAAATTGATTCATTAAGATTTTCGTACAATTCACTGGGAAATGAAAGAATATGGTGAAAAAAAgccatatttaatgaaataggTAGAAAGCATTCTCAAAATCTGGTGGTTTGTGTGCTCACCCGTTGGATTGTGGGAAGCAAGGGACTTGCAGAGATGTTTGCAACCTGCTACGCAACTGTGGAGAGAAAGACAAAGGAAGTGTGGCTTAAAGGTACAGTAACTAGTGAGACGATTTGTATATACAAATcagaaaataacacaaatattaACATACTGAGCACTGTTAAATAGTCTGAATAGTCTGTGCGGATACATGACTGTCCCTCTTTCTCATAGATAAAAGTGTGCGCCATGTTTCCATCCTACATATTTATCCTTTCGGCTACATCCATTGTATTCGTTTATTTCTTTCTTAATATTTAGAAACCATTTTAAAATTGCTTTTTAATGCAAATTAATAACAATTTCAACTATCCTGCAAATGCGGAAACGTTTTTCCTGATCACTGGGCTCAATGACAACTGCGCCTTGGGCCAATGAAGATTCAGGCATTAGGCAGCCACGCCCACTAAGCTGTTTTGAATAACTGCCGTACAGGGAGTggtattacaaaaacaggaattttAGGAATTTTCCTATCACAATCAACTACTCTTAATGTacactgtattaaatataaaggaAATGTAAGGCAATTAAAGAAGTACAGTGCCGATTTGAGTTGAGTGTGTACAAGTGAACATTTTAGTTGGATTAATGTCAATAACTATATTTAGAATGGCAtagcttctttttgtttttcttcctaatGCTGATGGAAAGAGTTTCAGTTCAACAAAACCACTTCCCCGTCCCGATGTCTCAGTGTAGAAGGAACAAGCGATGCACAGCTCTTtagatagacacacacacacacacacacacactcacacactcacctCTTGCATCGCTCACACTTCCTGTTCACTCTGTAGTAACCCTCCTTACACTCGCACACAGTGTTCCTCTCCGCCGTACCTGTTTGTATTCAGAAAAATGTACAATCAACTATTGAGAAGAACTTTTCATTGgcaatatgaagaaaaaaatgaaacgtgactcattatttgatttgttttaggAAGGcctcagattaaaaaaatactaaatgtaAAACCAGGCCACGGAAGTTTGGTAACGGGCGCTGATGAAGC
The genomic region above belongs to Phyllopteryx taeniolatus isolate TA_2022b chromosome 6, UOR_Ptae_1.2, whole genome shotgun sequence and contains:
- the tnfrsf1a gene encoding tumor necrosis factor receptor superfamily member 1A, with protein sequence MVKAGSRQNVMAVHGAVLLLAVTVATLFTTTLTLIPTLKEKRCPEGDYPVNGICCNKCPPGFKLVEKCIAEGMRTNCTPCAADEFMDHMNYYPKCMRCRACRQQNNEVEVSKCERHRNTLCRCKDGYYIFTIDSETSECRICTLCNSAEREVQKCTAERNTVCECKEGYYRVNRKCERCKSCVAGCKHLCKSLASHNPTDSESGSGYLVHVLTAVVVLAVTLLMLVIFYMATKRLTKKTLLKPSSGTPKPHGALFLDGEVPRISFIESPESATLLNDHSNLPDCVPLEIKTHDLIYMLLDLVPVQQVKQLVRSLGVTETVIERAELDHRASKEAHYQMLKTWAERGWQASSGGGGGGGGGGGGGGRGGMLHSALLRELLLQLRLMYLGGVAEELERKYSIH